The Papaver somniferum cultivar HN1 unplaced genomic scaffold, ASM357369v1 unplaced-scaffold_52, whole genome shotgun sequence genomic interval TATATGGCCAATGATAGAACTTATGCAAAAGAAGCTGGCAGTTTGGAAAGGTAAATTGTTATCATTCAGTGACATATTAGTTTTGATAAAATCAGTTCTAAGTAGCATTCCTATATACAGCACGTCAGTATACTTATGGCCAAAATCTGTAATCAAAATTTGTGAGAAGATAATCAGGAATTTTCTATGGTCTGGAGATACTAGGTAATTCAAAACCCTCTCATGGAAGAAGGTCTGTTCTCCTTACAATGAAGGTGGATTAGGTATCAAAAGATTGGAAGTGCTAAACAAGGCACTTTTAATGAAGCTGTTATGGAGAATAATTCGTTGTAATGAAGAGTGGGCTCTTTTCATTAAAGCAAAGTATCAGGATAAAAATGGATAATGGAAGAGTAATTGGCAACTATCTTCAATTTGGCCAGGATTAAAATGTGCCTGGAAtcatttaaaagaaaatataagGTGGTGCATTGGAAATGGGCGGCAAGTTTCTATCTGGTTTGATTCTTGGATTGGTAAAGCTcctttgattgaagaaattggtaATTCTGAATTTCTAAATGCTAATATTCAAATGAAAGTGTCATGCTAATATTCAAATGAAAGTGTCAGATTTAATAATAGATGGCAAGTGGAATCTGTCTAATCAGTTTAAGCTCCTTCTCACTGGGTATACTCTTCCTGAAATTGGTACTGGAGAAAATTGCCTAATCTGGAAAGGTGATATGAAAGGCAAATTCACAACTTCTTCTGCCATTAATGTTATCAGAAATAAAGAACAACATTTTCAttgctacaagaaaatttggaatTCAAGTCTTCATCCTTCCATTGCATGCAACATTTGGAAATTGGTTCAAaaaatatatgtagatgacacCACAATGATCAACAGAGGATTTGAGCTTGCTTCTAGATGTTGTATTTGTGTTTCAAACCAAGACAGTATGCAACATTTGGCATTTGCTGTGGGAATGCAGATTTAGTATAGACATTTGGAACTGGATTTGTTCTGTTTTCAATATGCAAATTCCAAAATCTTATGAACATGTGTGGAGGAATGCAAAAGGCAAGAGTCCATTCATAAAAGAATGCTGGAATGTTACAGCTTGTACTATCCTGAAAGAGTTATGGTTCCAGAAAAACAGCATGTTGTTTGAGCAGGTTAAGCCAAACATTCTGAGATTTAaaagcaagattaaaaagacAGTATTAGAAAGTGGGTGCAGAATGAACAGTCATAAGTGGAGCACTGATACTGATTAAAAAGTAATTCTATTCTTTGCACTGGAATCAAGAAATCTCAAATATCAAGACATCAAACCTTGCTACTGGACACCTCCAAGCACTGGAATTATCATGTTTTGCTGTGATGGTATTTCAACTGGAAATCCAGGAGTTGCTGGTTTAGGAGTAGTTGTAAGACATCATTCATGTCAAGTTTTGGGTGTGCTGGCTGGAGGAGTTGGAACTGCAACAAACTATATAGCAAACGCATATGCCATCATATGTGCAGTGGAGTTAGCTGTTGAATGGAAGATCTCTGATATCATAATCAATTCAGACTCTCAAACTGTGTTGCAGGAATTTGAAGAAAACAGATTGCCATGGATGATTAAAATGAGATGGATCAAAGCAAGTGCTCAGATTTATTCCATTCAGTTTATACATAGTTTCAAGGAAACTAATTTTTCTGCAAATGCTGCTGCAAAAAAAGGAGCTATTCTTGGTGCAGGTCAAAGAAAGTGGTATTCTGGAAGACCAGGTTTCCTTGCAAGAATTGAACAGCCTAATATTACATATTACAGAATGTGTTAGATTGATTTTCAAGCCTATATAGTTggcttctttt includes:
- the LOC113343012 gene encoding uncharacterized protein LOC113343012 codes for the protein MFCCDGISTGNPGVAGLGVVVRHHSCQVLGVLAGGVGTATNYIANAYAIICAVELAVEWKISDIIINSDSQTVLQEFEENRLPWMIKMRWIKASAQIYSIQFIHSFKETNFSANAAAKKGAILGAGQRKWYSGRPGFLARIEQPNITYYRMC